From the Oryzias melastigma strain HK-1 linkage group LG13, ASM292280v2, whole genome shotgun sequence genome, the window aaacaaattcCAAAATGTGGCATTTTAAAAGAATGATCAAATCTTGTGAAAACAGAAGACTTTATTGAAAGTTAGAAGAAAAtctaataaaagaagaaaaacacataattgCTCATAACTGTAAGAAAATACAATAGATTTCAGTGTAAAACAGGAAAACCAAAAGGGAATTAAATGAGTCCTGGTCATTAAATGGTTCAtcaagcatcttttttttttaaataaatgtgatttttaaatattacttttttacagAGCACTTTGACCTAATGTTCAAAGCAAGTCTTTGCTTTAATTATCTCCGCTTTagttttatgtaaaatgttcaGCTGCATCTCTTTATCAGCATCTTAAAACTGTCTATAAATCCATAAACGGATGACTCAGCTTTGGTGCTGATTGACTCTTTCTGTCAACATCTGCCTGCATGGCTGAAATCTTCAACCTGCTCCGTTTCTCCTGCAGAACTCCCATGGAAACCTAATCATGTTGGGTcttgcagcagcagcttcccTGCAGTCTGTCTCCAGCGCTTTATCGTGACGAGCAGCAGGCAATGGAGTGCGTCTGAGCGTATCTGCATGCTAAAATGGTTTTAGCTTGAGTGTAGAGGTCACACTTGTTGGCATGCCGGACACGTTACactcaaatcaagaattacacacacaaatccaaagttacatacgaatcaagaattatgcacacacaaattaagaattccgcatgcacaaatcaagaattgcggAAACACAAACCCAAAGTTACGCATAAATCAAggattacacacgcacaaattaagaattctGCACGCACAAGTTAAGAATTCTGCACGCACAAGTTAAGAATTTTGTATGCTTAAACCCAAAGTTACAAACGCACAATTAAAGAATTCTACACCCACAAATCCAAGGTTACGCACTTaatgttttgatgtattttaaaacaacTGTGGCTGCCTCTTAACCTGGACCCCCTTGCAAAAGAGGTTTGAAATGTCAATGGGAttatcctggttaaataaaggtcaataaaataaataagaataagaattacgcacacaaaaactcaaattttcacacaaatcaagaattacgcatgcacaaattaagaattccGTACATAAAAACCAAAGGTtttacacaaatcaagaattatgcacacacaaattgagaattacgcacgcacaaatcaagaattccaAACACACAAGGTAAGATTTCCAAATGTACAAacccaaagttatgcacaattCTAGAATTCTGCTCGCACACATCAGGAGTCCTAAACgcacatataaaaaaattacgcacacacaaatcgagAGTTACACTCTAATCAAGAATTCTGCACACATAAATTAAGAATTATGCAAATCTGTGTGAGTCTATTTTTTCTCCAcacttttccccttttttcactGAATCATTCAATCACGAGAAGAGTACATGACTCGAGGGATGAATCAGTGAAGTGTCTACAAAAAGAACTTatccaaaaatctgttttaacttACCAGACATGATGCTATTGGAAAGCTGTTGCATAAACATATTTGTTACCAGAAAGGTACACTCAATCcaatcaaacaaacataaaaaaacttcaaaacatgaaaaatgttgtttgataaTTGAATAATGACCTTGTGTGTATTACCTTAATGGttaaataagcataaaaacaaaggtTTACGGTTTCAAAATGTCAGTCAGTCTGACTGTAGTACatttgaaattacatttaaatacaggAAGCTGTGTAGACAAGAAGGAGAGCATTGTGAGGGAGTCGTGGTGTCTGACCAGAtgtacatttctaaaaaaaactgtggagTTCTTACAGAAtacaaatgatcagaaaattgAAAAGTAAAGGATTCCCAGTGCTTCTTTATTTAGCTCGTTTTCCCTAATCATTTGTTTATATGTCCATACATCATGGGTAAAATGACATCATATATTCCTTTAGTCAGCTGTGGACAAGTCTGCCTTCTTTGTCTCCTTATCTCATCTCAATGGGGCTGTCAGGCCTGTAAgaccttctctgctggcctaagcCTATTTAGAGAAGTACACTTGATTCTTCCTTTAGTTCCCTgtagtttgttttgttcaatttttagcattattttagttaaatgttgTTGACGCACCGCAAGTAGAGACTTGGCATGCTCAACATGTCCTGGTGCCGCTCATCCGTCAGCCGTTCTCATCAGTTCTGCTGGTTGTCCGATTTTGATTTAtcgtaaaagcattcccagtggtcttttaattatgattattatagGTTTGTGCAGAACGGCAAGAGTTCATCAGGAACTTGGAGAGGgatctggctgcagacaagatggcgcctgacaTCATTGGCCGTAAGCGGAAATTAGTCAACTTACCCTAACCTGTACCAAAACCCCAAAGTGTTCAGAATTGTAGAAAAGCTTAAAGCGGGAAAAGCTGTTGGGGTcgtcatttaaaataaagttttttttacttttggttcGGGTTGAGGACTTCCGCTTCTGGATgttctgcagccaggtcctttTGGAAACTTGTGGGCAGGGatgttggtgtggaagtaagcctccgctgatgtcccatcatccctttgtttacactctctcccactagcttacagccctcacaaccccaagctaacattagcttcttaaacatgttaaaacaccaaaaacacaattttcattggagtgggtctttaaactctattgttttctattctaaaatcattcccagtgatcttttaatgactgtattatgcagtttttagccaaaatcctgctgtttttctaaaacatatttgaaccaggagctcattagaaattcagctatgggttgtgggcaggactgctAGGACAGAAGTAAACTACTgctaatatcccatcatccctttgtttacgctctcctgctagcttacagctcctcacagccccaagctaacatcagcTATTCAATATAAAATGGTACACAACATCAAAGCTATCTAGcctacagttctgatccagatgtcagctcagacgaggaaaatgaagagattaatggatatatttgtctgcaaatggatgcatcggaatggagggGAGCAGGGAGACGATGGCCCATCCATTTAAGTTACTACAAAAATCTTTTTCCAACTATACCTCttagtctgctcctgatttatcacaatttgaataaagacatactcagaaacacagtttaaatCTTCACATTCTTTGTATAcgtcacataaaaaaatgctaatagaacattttaaaatcacagaAGACACAATTTCATTGGCGTGAGTCTTAACAAATTTCCAACATTGGTGTAATCTTTGTGATTTTGTCAGGCTTGTTGCTATAAATAGGACAAACAATGATGTCACTGAaggagaattttaaaaatgcaaacatgacGGGTCAAAGGCTTCCATGTGTCAACAGAGTCAAAGagtgtgaaatgtgtttaagAAGAATTAGAATTTCACTTAACTATAAGTTGAGAGGTGTGCTTgggagagaaaaagagaaggcAGCCGGCTAAGTTGCGCATGCGCGGACGTGCGTTGTGGTTATCAGGAAGCGATGAGGTCATAGGAAAGAGGAggcagggagggagggagggaggcgGTAGGGGAAGTAGGAGTGGTGAAGCGTCGGGGTGAGCTCAGCTGCAGACACGGGGgccgccctcctcctcctcctccttctcctccaagAGCAGCTCCGTCAGTGTTTTGTTGTGACAGCGGAGGAGAATGAACTAGAACCGCGAGCAGGAGTACCGGACCGGGCTGACATGGTGGGAGATCTGTTCTACTGGAGCTTCTGCTGTCTCAGGCTATGGAGGAAGGAGAAGGTGAGCATGGCGTCGCTGTCGGGTTTAAAGGGGGCGGGTGAAGCGAGGCGCTCAGGCCGGGGGGGTCTCCGCGTGCAGACTCCTCATCTTTAGCTGGAGTGAAATCTCTTTAAACTGGGTCACCAGGTTGAGTTCTGAATgcaaatctccttttttttctttatttaaaaactgatgacacactttttatttttagacactACCCTTCCTCATGCGCTTCAAATAAAGATGTAATTTAATAATTCATAAATGTGGTAATTTCTAGATccacactcattttttttttgttcccaccACAGTGGGAGGCAGAGGAAAGTCTGAATACATGATCATGTAAAAGCCAGTTCTGTGTGACAGTAGGGGGTTTCCATTCACACTGCATCAATGTGCTCCTCTGTTTTCTATCTTAAGCTTTCACTCTTAATTGTATTTGGTGAAATGCTGGAGACTTTTCTCAAACTCTGTGGATCTCTTTGGGAAGCGGCGCGTCTTCCTTCTTCCCTCTTTCAGGTCAAACTTGCTTGATTTCACTTTGGCaggattctgatcatttttgtgtCCTTTTGGCCTTTCTCAGCCCTTGAATtatcaaaatcacaaaaactgctACTGGTATGGCCTTAAAACAGGAGGGAAATTATTGAAATCCCgctccaactgtatttttgtctattttaataGCATTCctagtggccttttaattacgattttggagtttttagccgaaaatgtttttttgaaatgtcagtttttaagacatattttatgcagagcagcaggagttcatcagaaatgtgcCTCTAGATTGTGGACAGGACTGTTAgagtggaagtaagcctccactgatatcccataattcctttgtttacactctctcctgctagctcattaacacagctcctcacaaccccaagctaacattagcatagcaaaaaattaaataaaaatgcagccTTTTCTTGCACTCACACTGATCACTTCTTGTGGCCCATTCCTCTTTTACCACCTGGCAAAGTTGCTGCTCGCTgcctgtgtgggaggagctacccgCTAATGGTTTTAGcatgatcgctacatggagctgtgtctgtggatatctcacttggAATAtgtggaagacacggatgatgttgggaaatctggtttatttactACGAAGAGTTCTTCAAAAACATCGGTATGCTGATCGAGTCaatgaaaatgtcacatgcccaaagctgagttcctgattggatGCGACGTGGTGATCTGCTGTCAGATTGCTGCACCACCCCCACCGCTCAAGTTGCACCGCGGGACTTCAGACCGCCTCAGTTGGactctgtaccattgacttaacatggaAACTGGCCGCATCTGCTGTGCGAACAGCATCCTGTGTGAACACAGctatacagttttgatccagatggcaGCTCACACAAGGAAAACGAAgtcgttaatggatctatttgcccGCAAGTGGAAGATTTAGAATTGTAGCGGAGAAGGGATACTTTTTCCCCGCCTGTTTCAGttgcaagctttttcaaactgctggtttttatctgctcatcacgatttgaataaagaaataatcaaaaatgcagttttaatcttaaatgatCTCATATattcctctatcatgagaaaatgttacaagaacttgttaaaaacacaattttcatctgattggatctttaagctattttaaattCCTTTggatttaatttgtgttttgcctaagaaaaaaaataagtgtttctaaaataaaaagctaagaATATTTTGATCTAGAAGGATAGATTTGCTCAAACgcttaccatttaaaaaaaaatctgtgacaaAATATAAACCACCTTAGACTTGTGAAACTAGAAGATCCGTTCCAACTTACTCGCACCTTCTCGAGAGATCACTGCCATTTTTAATAAtcatttgcagttttaaaatacGCTATATTTAGCCTCTGCATGACCACTTGTGGGTTTCAAACACTCAAAACaagatgaaaaacagaaatgaaactgAGCTAAGGCTTGAGAAAGTGGGgatttttatgaggaaaaatgagaagaaactCAAATGTCCTAAAGACAGATGTAGTCGTTTTGCTCAAAGCAATGGATAGATGTGCCTTTTTATAGGTCACCACAATGTCAAATCAAGAAcataatccataaaaatatttaatatttctcCTTTGCTTGTTTTTGAGGCCGACATACATGTGAACAGACTTGGTTCCTCCAGAGCTCTCTGGACGTGAAGGCGTCAGAGAAACGCTGGCTCACTGCTTTCTTACGAAGGGAGGATTAGCTTTGCTTGAAAAGATTTCGccgctcctccttctcctccacaCTGTGGACATGTAGGATGCCCGTGACGTCAGGGCGGCAGCTGTCTCCTGTCAGATGTGGTCTTATAGAGCGAGGGCGTGTGCACGTTGGTGTGCACACACGGCTCCCACAGACTCCTGCAGAGAAGCGAACTTCTCCCTCCAGCTGCCGTCTTCCCCTTTTAGGACTTCACCTACAAACAAATGTGTTGCTAAGAATAAAGATATTGTGgttatattgtttgttttgggaGACAGAGTTGTCACATCATTTCTTGTGTCCCTCTTGACTTTAACTTCTTATTTCTTTGCACTCACAAGCTTGTATTTTGACTTACAGTGAGGCGGGTTGAGTCATGATTTCATGAAAGACAGGCAATGAGGTCttgtttggcatttagctgttaATTAGTAGGTTTGTTGTAGAGGCCTGAAGGCAGTCGACATGTTGATCTGCTTTTGTGGCTTCGCTGCTGCTTTCCCAGAGTGGTGGAGCAGCAGACATGTGGCTATCGACAGGATGTCATCGATTCTTTCATGCTTGCCATTTAGGATCTTGGGGTTAACTGTCCTTTTGCCTTTAGCTTTTTTATAAAAGTACTCTTACGTCTGCTCCTATAGTGCCAGAACTAAACATTTGGATTGTCTCCATTGGTatggaccattgactgtataatcactggacatatcaaccgCTCCTCTTTcctgttccaaataggaagtgcctgctggttccaaaaaggtcaaaaccccttagacttctattgagaaatagacatagacgttcttgctctgatacattcttccTAACATGTTCTTTCAAATACTATTTTAAGATATTATTTCttattgcaagttataaactgaccaatcaaatgccaCTGGCCCCTCCTCCTTTACGTTTAATTGACAAATTCTCctgagccgctttcagtggatgTGGAGTCCCAACCAGCTGATGATCGGCAACTGTGGTTCCTCTataaacgtgactcagaccaattcggaccaatcactgtcgacgggTTTAAAAATGGCGGCAGACGATCGGGAAGTGACGGAGAAGGCTTGAATTTGCGAGGGCCGTTAACATCTTGATATGCCCAGTAAAATAACAGGTCAATAATTTGGGCCAAGTGCACTTGatttggtccggatcgagtcctgaaccttgtgtttggtctgtaatcAGACTGTCTTTTAACCAgacttttctgtttcaaaccaaaacttgtaaacaaaaccatgtgaccgaaaatctcctcagtcattggtcaggaattacaAGGTcagaataaagttgttttaatgcgCTTGCGTTCATCCGACCacttttcaaagtgtttctgtgtctcattgttgctcccctactctgtttacatcccataatgcccggctacggtggccattttggtccagttgtttcACTCCAAGCGCAGAACCTATTGAGGCTGAGGAAACTCAGAACTCAGTCCCATTGGAAAGGAACCGAGACCACGTGGAAAGATGGAACCGAgggcggttcctggtcctggatcaGGATCCACTTGtgtgcattcagactgaaaatttgttctggattatccgGGTAAACAAACTCTGGGTTACTTTAAGTTAAccaaatgttgatttattactgttaaatattttagctttctgCCAATCGGAGTAAGAGAGAAATCCACAAACATGGTCTCTAAAAGAGCTAACATCTCTTGTAGGTTTCACTGTTGCTGGTTAGCCTCaaggctctgtttgaatgacaggaagccaaaaaatgttgtaataaaagAAGTTACAGGTATATAGCTGGGCCATATTGGGggattttcacagtaaaagcatGAACTTTGGGCAGTGATTAATGTGGTCATTTCACTTTGTACGGTCTGAAGTCGCCCAACCAAGCAGAGCATCTTCCTGATCTGCCACTTTGAATCATCTGCTCATTCCCTGCTCTGTTTTTGCccttaattcaattttgaatcTCGTTTGCAGATCTGCCCCGAGCTTTAGCAGACATCTGCCTGCTGGATGGTCGTTTCTCCCTCTCGATTCCTCTTTTTACTCTCAAAGATCAAACCTTCCCAGAGTGGTCATAAAAGCCTTGCGGTGTTTGTCCCTCCACTCAAATTCTCAAGCGATTTCACTTCCAGACCATTAAAGTTAAACATCCTGTTTCTGGATGAGTGTTCAAGCGTTGTTGTGTTTTCTCTCCAACAGGTCGCCGGGGAGCAGAAGTATCACCCAGAATGCTTCAGCTGTCTGAGCTGCAGGGCGTTCATCGGGGATGGAGACACGTACGCTTTGGTGGAGAGATCCAAACTCTACTGGTGAGCTTGTAGCTCTGCATCCTTTAAGAAGATCTACTCGTACAGTCGTCTGTGTCTCTGAAAATCAAActtctgtttgtcattttaaagaaaaccttcatttattcagttttagcATCAGTTAAGATGTTTCTGGACTTTCATGCTTTATTCTGAACTATAATTAAATCCACAAATGATCCCTTGGAATCCTGTTCCAAGTCCAAATAACCCACAGCTTCCACTGACTTGATCTTGACTCTAGTCAGTTGGACTCCAAAGAGGTTTTTTGTCAAATGAGATCATACATGTGTTCTTATTAGGGGGGTGtactggcaagagtctggcgatacgatacgtatcgcgaatCGCATCTAAGAAGACGATACATAtggcgatatatcccaagattaTATCGTAAaaattcttcactttttttttttttttttgcaatccgCTTTTTTAtgtgatactggcagcaacatTTCAGTTTGATCCTAATCCCAAGTGAAATCTAAGTAGTACGTGTTTCTTAATAACAAAAACTGCGAGGccgactgaacatttaacacaagccggttcttgtgagatcttgttgttgttttgttgtggtgtagagctgcttaAAGAGGCTCAGTGCTGCCAGctagtggtcgggggtttaagtggaaaacaaaagtaagatgcggAACTATGTTGGCtcataaatgattaattaaatatcgatacaagtatcgccaaatgaaacatcgcgatatatcaccaaatttCCCCTACACCCCTAGTTCGTATGGCTAAGCTACATGAAGCATGAACACATCAAATGAGTGAGATGGCAATTCTGATTTGTCTCCACTGATTATATCCTTTTTgttcccaaaaagaaaaaaaaagtccatatCCACCCAGAGCTTCATGCTTACATGTTTCACAGCTCTGGTTGTGCGTTTGTTCTGAACTCGTTTCGCCTGAGGGTTGTGTTATTGTGACCGTCACAAGCCACACGCTTTAAAAAACAGTTGGCTGTTTGTGAAGCACAAGTCAGAAGTTTGAGAtgcctttcacagtaaaagctCGTGGCAGTTTGGGTTCATGCAAACATGCTAGCTTGCCCTGAGGTCTTTGATCGCTTTGTGTTGGAAAAGCTGAAGACAAGCATGTTTATGTGGAGCATTGTATTAATCCACAAAATatcctgtttttccttttgctttttaaaaatgaaaaatacaaaataaatcaactttgaTTCTTGAGAGTGTAATATTTGCTCTATCGAGTTCTCTCCcagtaaaactgcagaaatgaaaactctttattatttgcttggaataaacttttttattgttgattaTGAAATGTCTGACCGATTTGACCATTCTAAAGGTCACTCAAGACAACGGTCGTCCATTGTTGTCCTCGCTGACCTCAAGCAGCATCTTTTATACATGTGATTCTGACGTCGTGAGAACttgacatttctttttcctcaaaaacaaaCCTTAAGTTAAGgcagttattaaaataattgtgcacgttgtggtacaagcaccaaatttggcatgaaaataagaaacccatccatccaagaaaatccaagattttaaaatatatattgtatgtatatatattagtattctgtttgtaaattaatagacattttgtgcacaaacagCCTGTATTGTTGAAACTGGAGTAAATAGACGGAATATTTTTGTTACAATTGAGTGTTTGNNNNNNNNNNNNNNNNNNNNNNNNNNNNNNNNNNNNNNNNNNNNNNNNNNNNNNNNNNNNNNNNNNNNNNNNNNNNNNNNNNNNNNNNNNNNNNNNNNNNNNNNNNNNNNNNNNNNNNNNNNNNNNNNNNNNNNNNNNNNNNNNNNNNNNNNNNNNNNNNNNNCTCTGTCCTTGAACGCCACATCTCTCCCCTCATCTAACTCCTCGCCATCTCTGTTTGCAGTGGCAACTGTTACTACCAGAACATCGTGACCCCGGTGTCGCCGCCAGACTCGCCGTGTTCTCGGATCCCTCACACTGTCACGCTGGTGTCCATCCCGGCCTCCGCCGACAGCAGCGAGGAGTCCaaggggcggggtttctccgTGGCCGTCGAGCAGCCGCTCATCCCGACCAACGGCTTCAGCCCAGAGCAGGAACGCACTGTCAGAGTGTCCGAGTGAGTTAGACTGGTGGGCGAAAGTGTGTTGGCAGCGAGGGTGAGGGGAGAGTTTGTGAAACAGCAGCAACATCCGTGCCTGCAGAGGTTCATCTAGTGGACGAGAAGGGACAGAAATGCTGATCAGTCAGAACGAATGAGCTGCATCTTATTCAAATGTGtccttttttaaatccagagtGGATGCTGACTGCATCAGCCCAGATGTGAAAAACTCTATTCACGTTGGAGACAAGATTCTGGAAATCAATGGGACTCCTATTCATAACATTCCCCTGGATGAGGTACTGCCATTTTGTTGaaacaaaatgatgtttttagttattacaattaaaaaaaaatattatctgCAAGATCCGCACTGCTCAGATCGCAGCTTTTACTGTTGCTGCAGAGAGAAGTGCTCTGCTGTGACCTTTCACCTAGTTAGTTTTCTGAATTCACTCTTCATCTGCAGATCGACCTTCTGATCCAGGAGACCAGTCGGCTTTTACAGCTCACCCTCGAACACGACCCCCACACTCAAAGGCAGGATGGCGGCTCCGCGGAGGCCAACGAGCAGATGAACAGCGCTCTGTCCTCGCCCCCGTCAGAGGACCCCAGCCCCACCCTGCCAATCACACGGCCGCCCATCCCCAACATCAACAACCTGAAGTCCCGCATCATAACGTGTGTAACGCAGGATTCACTCCAGCTGTTTTTTGAAGATCTTGACAGCATGGAGGAGTAATCTCATCACCTTCACATCTGACTCTTTCAGGCGGAGCTACAGCATCGATAAGTCGCCGGGCTCCAGCAACGCTGCGTCGCCCATCTCTCAGAGGAAGGAGATCAATCGATCCGAATCCCTCCGCGTCGTCTCCAGTCGGACTCACCGCATCTTCCGCCCGTCTGACCTCATCCATGGAGAAGTGCTGGGGAAGGGATGCTTTGGACAGGCCATCAAGGTATTTCTGAGAGAAGTGACAACATGTAGTTACCTACAGTGTCCAGATGGGGACAGCACTGACTTTAAATTAAGATTACACGCTCAGAGAAAGAGGATGCATTCCTGTCATGCATCCGAGTATTTTCCCAACCTGTTGATCGTCTCTCTCTTTGCATCTATGTGAAGGTGACCCACAGGGAGACCGGGGAGGTGATGGTGATGAAAGAGTTGATCCGCTTTGATGACGAGACACAGAGAACATTCCTGAAAGAGGTGAGATTTACTGCTTCTGTTTGAAAGTCGCTGCAAACATAACAAGTTAGACCCAGAAATGTGGgaaacatgcttaaaaaaagggggaattTCGTTTTTGCGCAAGACCTAATGGTGTTTCatatctgaaaatgtatttcataaccaaaaatgaaagtaaacagaataaaactgtTAGGATTTCcccaaaaacaggaaaataaatgaagaaaacgtcagacaaaatatttaaacatgtgtttgggtttcttttccttttcctgATGGTCCTGTACTGAGCTCCTTGTTTTGAACAGATTagattttttcttcattctacTGCCTacctatgtagccacaaggagGGCCCAAAGTCTGGGTCTCtttgtgccggtccccagcctaaataaaatacagggttgtgacCTTCGGCATAAAAATGTCTACCACACGTGCAGATTCACACAGATCCATACATACAACTGTACGTGCTGCATATACTTAATGTTTTTGGATTCCTGTAATACCATTCAGCTCTtttcatttgcatatttttctgttaaaccaGAAGCCTTAACTGTGCAGATGTTGACAAACTTGTGTGTACCGACTCAGAATGTGTTTCCAATAGTCAGAGGAGTGTAGTGTCAGTTACATCACGTCAAACGGGCTATGGAGTAATACACATTTGGAACACTCCTGTTTCTGTGAGACGTTCAATCATATTGTGTCATTACCAACGCATGAGGTTtaccatttagaaaaatatttaatattaatcaTGTTTGGTTGTGAAAGCTGATTTTTATGGTCGTGTCTGCAAAGTCATTGTTGTAGTCATTTCCCAGGGTTCTGATGTAAAGCTTAGCTGGCTCTGAGTCATGATGTCTGAACAGTTTTGGTGCTGACTTGTTTCAAAGACTATGTGACCAAACGTGTTCAAATGTCCTCAGGTGAAGGTGATACGTTGTCTGGATCACCCCAACGTGCTCAAGTTCATTGGAGTCCTCTACAAAGACAAGAGACTGAACTTTATCGCAGAGTACATCAAGGGAGGAACTCTGAGGGAAATAATCAAGAAAATGGTAAGCTGGGTGTACTGGTTCTCACTTTAACAATGAAAGTTTAGTTATATGTGGCTCAAATGgattcattaaaagaaacaaaatgtgaTTTGTATTTGCAGGACAGTAATTATCCCTGGAATCAGCGGGTCAGTTTTGCAAAGGACATAGCTGCTGGAATGGTGAGTTTGCAAAAGTTCTGCTCAGTAATGTTGTAGctgtcgccctctagtggtgatgCTCGTAAAGTGCAATTCTCCACACAAAATTCTTCTGggggatt encodes:
- the limk1a gene encoding LIM domain kinase 1a isoform X2, which produces MRLMLLCCTWKDERMGEDEAGERLPVCAGCKQRIYDEQYLQALNSDWHSLCFRCCECSASLSHWYYEKDGQLFCKKDYWAKFGELCHGCSDPITTGLIMVAGEQKYHPECFSCLSCRAFIGDGDTYALVERSKLYCGNCYYQNIVTPVSPPDSPCSRIPHTVTLVSIPASADSSEESKGRGFSVAVEQPLIPTNGFSPEQERTVRVSEVDADCISPDVKNSIHVGDKILEINGTPIHNIPLDEIDLLIQETSRLLQLTLEHDPHTQRQDGGSAEANEQMNSALSSPPSEDPSPTLPITRPPIPNINNLKSRIITRSYSIDKSPGSSNAASPISQRKEINRSESLRVVSSRTHRIFRPSDLIHGEVLGKGCFGQAIKVTHRETGEVMVMKELIRFDDETQRTFLKEVKVIRCLDHPNVLKFIGVLYKDKRLNFIAEYIKGGTLREIIKKMDSNYPWNQRVSFAKDIAAGMAYLHSMNIIHRDLNSHNCLVREDNTVVVADFGLARLMVDDKHSDTLLQGKLSGLKKPDRRKRYTVVGNPYWMAPEMIHGKSYDERVDIFSFGIMLCEIIGRVNADPDYLPRATDFGLNVSGFLEHFCPPDCPPAFFPLAAVCCDLDADKRPPFLKLEELLENLKMHLDIGLPLMSELDQLHKAFWEQHSVKRPENGLHTHPEQPE
- the limk1a gene encoding LIM domain kinase 1a isoform X3 is translated as MVGDLFYWSFCCLRLWRKEKVAGEQKYHPECFSCLSCRAFIGDGDTYALVERSKLYCGNCYYQNIVTPVSPPDSPCSRIPHTVTLVSIPASADSSEESKGRGFSVAVEQPLIPTNGFSPEQERTVRVSEVDADCISPDVKNSIHVGDKILEINGTPIHNIPLDEIDLLIQETSRLLQLTLEHDPHTQRQDGGSAEANEQMNSALSSPPSEDPSPTLPITRPPIPNINNLKSRIITRSYSIDKSPGSSNAASPISQRKEINRSESLRVVSSRTHRIFRPSDLIHGEVLGKGCFGQAIKVTHRETGEVMVMKELIRFDDETQRTFLKEVKVIRCLDHPNVLKFIGVLYKDKRLNFIAEYIKGGTLREIIKKMDSNYPWNQRVSFAKDIAAGMAYLHSMNIIHRDLNSHNCLVREDNTVVVADFGLARLMVDDKHSDTLLQGKLSGLKKPDRRKRYTVVGNPYWMAPEMIHGKSYDERVDIFSFGIMLCEIIGRVNADPDYLPRATDFGLNVSGFLEHFCPPDCPPAFFPLAAVCCDLDADKRPPFLKLEELLENLKMHLDIGLPLMSELDQLHKAFWEQHSVKRPENGLHTHPEQPE
- the limk1a gene encoding LIM domain kinase 1a isoform X1; translation: MLLTAKLCKLRIRAAGMSLSAHCQNKSSALFSDMSAKRRHRGRLRVLCCECSASLSHWYYEKDGQLFCKKDYWAKFGELCHGCSDPITTGLIMVAGEQKYHPECFSCLSCRAFIGDGDTYALVERSKLYCGNCYYQNIVTPVSPPDSPCSRIPHTVTLVSIPASADSSEESKGRGFSVAVEQPLIPTNGFSPEQERTVRVSEVDADCISPDVKNSIHVGDKILEINGTPIHNIPLDEIDLLIQETSRLLQLTLEHDPHTQRQDGGSAEANEQMNSALSSPPSEDPSPTLPITRPPIPNINNLKSRIITRSYSIDKSPGSSNAASPISQRKEINRSESLRVVSSRTHRIFRPSDLIHGEVLGKGCFGQAIKVTHRETGEVMVMKELIRFDDETQRTFLKEVKVIRCLDHPNVLKFIGVLYKDKRLNFIAEYIKGGTLREIIKKMDSNYPWNQRVSFAKDIAAGMAYLHSMNIIHRDLNSHNCLVREDNTVVVADFGLARLMVDDKHSDTLLQGKLSGLKKPDRRKRYTVVGNPYWMAPEMIHGKSYDERVDIFSFGIMLCEIIGRVNADPDYLPRATDFGLNVSGFLEHFCPPDCPPAFFPLAAVCCDLDADKRPPFLKLEELLENLKMHLDIGLPLMSELDQLHKAFWEQHSVKRPENGLHTHPEQPE